A stretch of the Malus sylvestris chromosome 10, drMalSylv7.2, whole genome shotgun sequence genome encodes the following:
- the LOC126587917 gene encoding cysteine-rich and transmembrane domain-containing protein WIH2-like has product MSYYNQQQPPVGVPPPQGYPPEGYPKDAYPPPGYPPQGYPPPQGYPQGYPPPYAPQYAQPPPQQQQSSSSGCMEGCLAALCCCCLLDACF; this is encoded by the exons ATGAGCTACTACAACCAGCAGCAGCCCCCTGTTGGTGTTCCTCCACCTCAGG GTTATCCACCGGAAGGATATCCTAAAGACGCTTATCCACCACCGGGATATCCACCGCAGGGATACCCTCCACCTCAGGGGTACCCCCAAGGGTACCCTCCTCCCTACGCCCCTCAGTATGCCCAGCCTCCcccccaacaacaacaaagcagcAGCAGTGGCTGTATGGAGGGCTG TTTGGCTGCTCTGTGCTGTTGCTGTCTGCTCGATGCCTGCTTTTGA